Proteins found in one Erythrobacter sp. 3-20A1M genomic segment:
- a CDS encoding TonB-dependent receptor, whose product MVTFFNHIRPLHLLPGLLAALPVPVVAQATASDANGAGEEKDSGPVIVVTGRGLQDTPATPAYDTRTLDREQLVSAPSGRIEDVLSNIAGFQQFRRSDSRAANPSAQGATLRALGGNATSRALVLLDGVPMADPFFGYIPFSAIAPDRLAQVRVTRGGGSGPFGAGALAGTIELTSADAETLGLVAARSLVDQRGETETSATLAPSLGAGFGVLSVRWDRGQGFYTTPVDQRVPASARAGYDSRSLQLRGVAPIGDAMEMQARMLLYDDRRTLRFDGADSRSRGQDASIRLVGRSDWAFDVLGYVQARNFSNVVVSSTRFVPVLDQRNTPSTGLGGKAELRPPVGGGHVLRVGLDYRRSSGELFEDALSAVSGQVTARRNAGGRNTDLGLFVEDDWVLGDLTLTAGARADRSAIRDGFFTERDVSGASTVTTRYPDRTSWAGSFRGGAVLRVVPGVRVRGAAYTGLRLPTLNELYRPFVVFPVVTQANAGLRNERSVGYEAGIDLSPTAWFDVALTAFDNRVKDAIANVTIGPDLRQRRNIDAIRARGIEASSTLRYGSLRFDGSLAYTDAVARASGVAAALDGKRPAQTPKWAASGTLSWRSGDDVTVAATLRHVGAQFEDDLETDLLPAATTLDMYARAALSPRISLVLRAENLTDTRIFTRNQGGSIDLGVPRTVWVGISFGS is encoded by the coding sequence ATGGTCACCTTCTTCAACCACATACGCCCGCTTCATTTGCTTCCAGGCCTGTTGGCCGCCCTTCCGGTGCCCGTCGTCGCGCAAGCGACCGCGTCCGATGCGAACGGCGCGGGTGAAGAAAAGGATTCCGGACCAGTCATCGTCGTCACCGGGCGTGGGTTGCAGGATACGCCGGCCACGCCCGCATACGACACCCGAACCCTCGACCGCGAGCAGCTGGTTTCGGCACCTTCGGGCCGCATCGAGGACGTGCTGTCGAATATTGCGGGGTTTCAGCAATTCCGCCGTTCGGACAGTCGCGCCGCCAACCCCTCCGCGCAAGGGGCGACGTTGCGCGCATTGGGAGGGAACGCCACCAGCCGGGCGCTCGTGCTGCTCGACGGCGTGCCGATGGCCGATCCTTTCTTCGGTTATATCCCCTTCAGCGCCATTGCGCCCGATCGATTGGCGCAGGTTCGGGTCACGCGCGGAGGCGGGTCCGGCCCCTTCGGAGCGGGCGCGCTGGCGGGCACGATCGAGCTGACCAGCGCCGATGCCGAAACACTCGGGTTGGTTGCTGCCCGGTCGCTGGTGGATCAGCGCGGCGAGACGGAGACCAGCGCGACGCTCGCACCGTCCCTGGGCGCGGGCTTCGGCGTTCTCAGCGTACGGTGGGACCGGGGGCAGGGCTTCTACACGACTCCCGTCGACCAGCGCGTGCCGGCCAGCGCCCGCGCGGGTTACGATTCCCGATCGCTTCAGCTTCGCGGCGTCGCTCCGATCGGGGACGCGATGGAGATGCAGGCGCGCATGCTGCTGTACGACGATCGCCGCACGCTGCGATTCGACGGCGCCGACAGCCGGAGCCGGGGACAGGATGCGAGCATCCGGCTGGTGGGCCGGAGCGATTGGGCGTTCGATGTGCTCGGATATGTGCAAGCCCGCAACTTCTCCAATGTCGTCGTCAGTTCGACCCGCTTCGTTCCGGTCCTCGATCAGCGCAACACGCCCTCGACCGGGCTGGGCGGGAAGGCCGAACTGCGCCCTCCCGTGGGCGGCGGCCACGTCCTGCGCGTGGGCCTCGACTATCGCCGTTCCTCCGGCGAACTGTTCGAGGATGCGTTGAGCGCGGTAAGCGGGCAGGTCACCGCGCGCCGCAATGCCGGGGGGCGGAACACCGATCTCGGCCTGTTCGTCGAAGACGACTGGGTGCTCGGCGATCTGACCCTGACGGCAGGCGCACGTGCCGACCGGTCTGCTATCCGGGACGGCTTCTTTACCGAGCGCGACGTGTCGGGCGCTTCGACGGTCACGACGCGTTACCCTGATCGGACCAGCTGGGCCGGGTCCTTTCGCGGTGGCGCGGTGCTGCGCGTGGTACCTGGCGTGCGCGTGCGCGGGGCGGCCTATACCGGGCTACGGCTTCCGACCCTCAACGAACTTTACCGCCCGTTCGTCGTCTTTCCGGTGGTGACGCAGGCGAACGCCGGGCTGCGCAACGAACGATCGGTCGGTTACGAAGCCGGTATCGATCTGTCCCCCACCGCCTGGTTCGATGTGGCGCTGACCGCGTTCGACAACCGGGTGAAGGACGCCATCGCCAATGTCACCATCGGGCCGGATTTGCGCCAGCGTCGCAATATCGACGCCATCCGTGCGCGCGGGATAGAGGCGAGTTCGACGTTGCGCTACGGCTCGCTGCGCTTCGATGGTTCGCTCGCCTATACGGATGCGGTGGCGCGGGCTTCGGGGGTGGCGGCGGCGCTCGACGGCAAGCGACCGGCTCAGACCCCGAAATGGGCGGCCAGCGGTACGCTCAGCTGGCGGTCCGGCGACGATGTGACGGTAGCCGCAACCCTGCGCCATGTGGGCGCGCAGTTCGAGGACGATCTGGAAACCGATCTGCTGCCAGCCGCGACGACTCTGGACATGTATGCGCGCGCCGCACTTTCGCCGCGGATATCGCTGGTGCTGCGGGCGGAAAACCTGACCGATACCCGAATCTTCACCCGCAATCAGGGCGGATCGATCGATTTGGGCGTTCCGCGAACGGTCTGGGTGGGAATCAGCTTCGGATCGTGA
- a CDS encoding NUDIX domain-containing protein: MDERNDTARGIPAATVVVFRHAPGGGDPQILLTVRSRKLAFAGGMAVFPGGRVDPADRELAARLDTADADEAAHRIAAIRETLEETGLVIGVGGDIDATAAREARAMLAADKPFGSVIERFGWRLDLATIVPFARWFPQNEGLTRIFDTRFYLADIGTGAVDLAVAEDEATHLFWTSAREALAMADRGEIGVIFPTRRNLERLAGFATFGEARDHALDFPVRPIIPFVREVGGRRSICIPDDAGYPVTNEPLDQAKRQ, translated from the coding sequence GTGGACGAACGAAATGATACAGCGCGGGGTATCCCGGCCGCCACCGTGGTCGTCTTCCGACATGCGCCCGGAGGCGGCGATCCCCAGATTTTGTTGACCGTACGCTCGCGCAAGCTGGCGTTCGCGGGCGGGATGGCGGTGTTCCCCGGCGGACGCGTCGATCCGGCGGACCGTGAACTGGCCGCGCGGCTCGACACCGCCGACGCCGACGAAGCGGCACATCGCATTGCCGCGATCCGCGAGACGCTGGAGGAAACGGGATTGGTCATCGGCGTGGGGGGCGATATCGATGCGACCGCCGCCCGCGAAGCCCGCGCGATGCTGGCCGCCGACAAGCCTTTCGGTTCGGTGATCGAACGATTCGGTTGGCGGCTCGACCTCGCCACCATCGTGCCGTTCGCCCGCTGGTTTCCGCAGAACGAGGGCCTGACGCGCATTTTCGACACCCGCTTCTACCTGGCCGATATCGGAACCGGCGCGGTCGATCTGGCGGTTGCGGAAGACGAGGCGACGCACCTGTTCTGGACCAGCGCACGCGAGGCGCTGGCAATGGCCGATCGCGGCGAAATCGGGGTGATCTTCCCCACCCGCCGCAATCTCGAGCGCCTCGCTGGCTTCGCGACCTTCGGCGAAGCGCGCGACCATGCGCTGGATTTCCCGGTGCGCCCCATCATTCCCTTCGTCAGGGAAGTCGGCGGTCGGCGCTCGATCTGCATCCCGGACGATGCGGGCTACCCGGTTACAAACGAACCTCTGGATCAGGCAAAGCGGCAATAG
- the paoA gene encoding aldehyde dehydrogenase iron-sulfur subunit PaoA produces the protein MQEEHGFSISRRGVLLTGTAATAGAALRPSRLVARDGAPAKGGPAMESVTLTVNGQRHELELDTRTTLLDTLREHLKLTGTKKGCDHGQCGACTIMVNGARINSCLSLAVMHDGDELTTIEGLGTPDDLHPMQEAFVKHDGYQCGYCTPGQICSAVATLEEIRKGIPSHVTEDLTGTMRPTNMEMRERMSGNICRCGAYSNIADAMSEVAGA, from the coding sequence ATGCAAGAAGAACACGGATTCTCCATTTCGCGCCGCGGGGTGCTCCTCACCGGCACCGCCGCGACGGCAGGCGCTGCCTTGCGCCCCAGTCGCCTCGTCGCCCGCGACGGCGCTCCGGCAAAAGGAGGGCCGGCTATGGAGAGCGTCACGCTCACCGTGAACGGGCAGCGGCACGAGTTGGAGCTCGACACGCGCACCACCCTGCTCGACACGCTGCGCGAGCATCTGAAGCTGACCGGAACCAAGAAGGGCTGCGACCATGGCCAGTGCGGGGCCTGCACGATCATGGTCAATGGAGCGCGGATCAATTCCTGTCTCAGCCTCGCGGTGATGCACGACGGCGACGAACTGACCACGATCGAGGGTCTGGGAACGCCCGACGACCTGCATCCGATGCAGGAGGCCTTCGTGAAGCATGACGGGTACCAGTGCGGCTATTGCACGCCGGGCCAAATCTGCTCTGCCGTCGCCACGCTGGAGGAAATCCGCAAGGGTATCCCCAGCCATGTGACCGAAGACCTTACCGGCACCATGCGACCGACCAACATGGAAATGCGCGAACGGATGAGTGGCAATATCTGCCGCTGCGGTGCCTACTCCAACATCGCCGACGCCATGTCCGAAGTGGCGGGGGCCTGA
- a CDS encoding xanthine dehydrogenase family protein subunit M — protein MRSFTYERATTPADAAKAVAATKNAKFIAGGTNLLDLMKLEIEAPTHLVDVTRLGLDRIENTEGGGLRIGALVSNTALSAHPRVRADYAVLTRAIQAGASGQLRNKATTGGNMLQRTRCPYFYDTNMPCNKRQPGSGCAAIGGVSRSLGVIGTSDACIATYPGDMAVAMRVLDATVETVKPDGSTRAIPAGDFHRLWGDTPHIETVLEPGEFITHVTLPKPLGGKHFYAKVRDRRSYAFALVSVAAVIQPDGTGRVAFGGMAPKPWRVAEAEVLLPQGAKAVVDRAFADARPTADNKFKIPLAQRTLASVLADAKA, from the coding sequence ATGCGCAGCTTTACCTACGAACGTGCGACCACGCCCGCCGACGCAGCGAAAGCCGTCGCAGCCACGAAGAACGCGAAGTTCATCGCCGGCGGGACCAATCTGCTCGACCTGATGAAGCTGGAGATCGAAGCGCCGACCCATCTGGTCGACGTGACACGGCTCGGCCTCGATCGGATCGAGAATACCGAGGGGGGCGGATTGCGCATCGGCGCGCTGGTCAGCAACACCGCGCTCTCCGCCCATCCGCGTGTTCGCGCGGACTATGCCGTGCTGACCCGCGCAATCCAGGCGGGTGCCAGCGGACAATTACGCAACAAGGCGACGACGGGCGGCAACATGCTGCAACGCACGCGCTGCCCCTATTTCTATGACACCAACATGCCGTGCAACAAACGCCAGCCGGGCAGCGGTTGTGCCGCGATCGGCGGCGTCTCGCGCAGCCTGGGGGTGATCGGTACCTCCGACGCCTGCATCGCGACCTATCCCGGCGACATGGCCGTGGCGATGCGCGTGCTCGACGCGACCGTCGAAACGGTGAAGCCCGATGGCAGCACCCGCGCCATTCCCGCCGGCGATTTTCACCGCCTGTGGGGCGACACCCCGCATATCGAGACCGTGCTGGAGCCGGGTGAGTTCATCACGCATGTAACGCTGCCTAAACCACTCGGCGGCAAGCATTTCTACGCCAAGGTCCGCGATCGGCGGTCCTATGCCTTTGCACTGGTATCGGTCGCGGCGGTGATCCAGCCGGATGGCACGGGCCGCGTCGCCTTCGGTGGCATGGCACCCAAGCCGTGGCGTGTGGCAGAGGCCGAGGTGCTGCTGCCGCAAGGCGCCAAGGCAGTGGTCGATCGCGCCTTCGCCGATGCCCGGCCTACCGCCGATAACAAGTTCAAGATCCCCCTCGCCCAGCGCACCCTCGCCAGTGTGCTGGCGGACGCCAAAGCCTGA
- the paoC gene encoding aldehyde oxidoreductase molybdenum-binding subunit PaoC, whose amino-acid sequence MEFTAPAGENLFDKAKIVGKPTRRIDGPLKTTGTAPYAYERHDVAADQAYGWVIGSGIAKGRIASMDLDEARAAPGVIAIVAATEHKPVGTSDFNYAPLFGGREVTHYHQAIAVVVAETFEQARAAAALIRTQYDRANDGAYDLEKIKDGGAIGTGFSGEKLDSKRGDFDGAFADAAVKIDATYETPDESHAMMEPMATIAAWDGDKLTLWTSNQMINWGKQALGSILGIPAENIRLDSPYIGGGFGGKLFVRADAVMAALGAKAAKRPVKIALQRPLIANNTTHRPATIQRVRIGAGKDGKITAIGHECWSANVTGDSGEDGTQQTKKLYAGANRIAASYVAKNDLPEGNAMRAPGEAVGHLALEVAMDEMAEKLGMDPIAFRIANEPDSLPSDPEKKFSERHLVRCMKEGAERFGWSKRNPKPGQTRDGRYFTGIGMAAGYRGGPTAKSAARVRLEKDGRITVETDMTDIGTGSYTIIAQTAAESMGVPLEKVSVELGDSAYPVSSGSGGQWGAASSTAGVYAACVELRRKIGEKLGMNGDTATFANGAIIHDNQTAQLTDAGELSAEGVIEFGDFKQGYDIGTYAAHFCEVAVDAYTGETHIRRMLAVCDAGRILNPLSARSQVIGAMTMAAGSALMEELAVDTRFGFFVNHDLASYEVPVHADIPHQEVVFLDTLDPVIAPLKAKGVGELGICGPGAAIANAIYNATGVRVREYPITLDKLIEGMPAV is encoded by the coding sequence ATGGAATTCACCGCACCCGCAGGCGAGAACCTCTTCGACAAGGCCAAGATCGTCGGCAAACCGACCCGCCGGATCGACGGCCCGCTAAAGACCACCGGCACCGCGCCCTATGCTTACGAGCGGCACGATGTCGCGGCCGATCAGGCCTATGGCTGGGTCATCGGATCGGGCATCGCAAAGGGCCGGATCGCATCGATGGACCTGGACGAAGCCCGCGCCGCGCCCGGCGTGATCGCGATCGTCGCGGCGACCGAGCACAAGCCCGTAGGCACCAGCGATTTCAACTATGCCCCGCTCTTCGGCGGGCGCGAGGTCACGCATTATCATCAGGCAATCGCCGTTGTCGTCGCCGAAACCTTCGAACAGGCGCGCGCTGCCGCCGCGCTCATCCGCACGCAATATGACCGGGCGAATGATGGCGCCTACGACCTCGAGAAGATCAAGGACGGGGGCGCGATCGGCACCGGGTTCAGTGGCGAGAAGCTCGACAGCAAACGAGGCGATTTCGATGGTGCCTTTGCCGATGCGGCAGTGAAGATCGACGCGACCTACGAAACGCCCGACGAAAGCCACGCGATGATGGAGCCGATGGCGACCATCGCCGCATGGGATGGCGACAAGCTGACGCTGTGGACCTCCAACCAGATGATAAATTGGGGCAAGCAGGCGCTCGGCAGCATCCTCGGCATCCCGGCCGAAAACATCCGGCTCGATTCGCCCTATATCGGCGGCGGCTTCGGCGGGAAGCTGTTCGTGCGTGCCGATGCGGTAATGGCCGCGCTGGGCGCGAAGGCGGCGAAGCGACCAGTCAAGATCGCGCTGCAGCGCCCGCTGATCGCCAACAACACCACCCACCGCCCGGCGACGATCCAGCGCGTGCGGATCGGTGCTGGCAAGGATGGCAAGATCACCGCGATCGGCCACGAGTGCTGGTCCGCCAACGTTACCGGCGACAGCGGCGAAGACGGAACGCAGCAGACCAAGAAGCTGTATGCAGGCGCGAACCGCATCGCCGCCTCCTACGTCGCGAAGAACGACCTGCCCGAAGGCAACGCCATGCGCGCGCCGGGCGAGGCGGTCGGCCACCTCGCGCTCGAAGTCGCAATGGACGAAATGGCGGAAAAGCTCGGCATGGACCCGATCGCATTCCGCATCGCGAACGAACCCGACAGTCTGCCCAGCGATCCGGAAAAGAAGTTCTCCGAACGCCACCTGGTCCGCTGCATGAAGGAGGGTGCCGAACGCTTCGGCTGGTCCAAACGCAATCCGAAGCCCGGCCAGACGCGCGACGGTCGTTATTTCACCGGCATCGGCATGGCCGCTGGCTACCGCGGAGGCCCCACCGCCAAATCCGCCGCGCGCGTCCGCCTGGAAAAAGATGGGCGGATCACGGTCGAAACCGACATGACCGACATCGGAACCGGCAGCTACACCATCATCGCCCAAACCGCGGCGGAAAGCATGGGCGTGCCGCTGGAAAAGGTCTCGGTCGAGCTGGGCGATTCGGCCTACCCCGTCTCGTCCGGATCGGGCGGGCAGTGGGGGGCGGCTTCCTCAACGGCTGGGGTATATGCCGCCTGTGTCGAGCTGCGCCGCAAGATCGGCGAGAAGCTGGGCATGAACGGCGACACCGCGACCTTTGCCAACGGTGCGATCATCCATGACAACCAGACCGCGCAGCTCACCGACGCGGGCGAGCTGAGTGCCGAGGGCGTGATCGAATTCGGCGATTTCAAGCAGGGGTACGATATCGGGACCTATGCCGCGCATTTCTGCGAGGTCGCGGTCGATGCCTATACCGGCGAAACGCATATCCGCCGCATGCTGGCGGTGTGCGACGCCGGCCGCATTCTGAACCCGCTATCGGCCCGTAGCCAGGTGATCGGTGCGATGACGATGGCGGCTGGCAGTGCCCTGATGGAAGAGCTGGCGGTCGACACCCGCTTCGGCTTCTTCGTCAATCACGACCTCGCCAGCTACGAAGTACCGGTTCATGCCGACATTCCGCATCAGGAGGTTGTGTTCCTCGACACGCTCGATCCGGTGATTGCACCTCTGAAGGCGAAGGGCGTGGGCGAGCTGGGCATTTGCGGCCCGGGCGCGGCGATCGCCAATGCGATCTACAACGCGACCGGTGTGCGGGTGCGTGAATATCCGATCACGCTCGACAAGCTGATCGAGGGGATGCCCGCCGTCTGA
- a CDS encoding MauE/DoxX family redox-associated membrane protein has protein sequence MASNTKTATVYRMVMPDHICPYGLKTLDLLKREGYSVEDHHLETRAQTDAFKDKHGVETTPQTFIGGERIGGYDAVREFFGKESLSSKQEGTTYQPVIAIFAVAALLGLGLSWYLSGRLLTVQAAEWFVSLSMSFLALQKLQDVRSFSLMFLNYDLLAQRWVRYGMIYPFGEALAGILMTAHALPIISVPVSLFIGTIGAVSVFKAVYIDKRELKCACVGGNSNVPLGFVSLTENLFMIGMGLWMGGKALGLITL, from the coding sequence ATGGCAAGCAACACCAAGACAGCAACCGTCTATCGCATGGTCATGCCCGACCACATCTGTCCCTACGGGCTCAAGACGCTCGATCTGCTCAAGCGCGAGGGATATTCGGTCGAGGACCACCATCTCGAAACGCGCGCGCAGACCGATGCGTTCAAGGATAAGCATGGCGTGGAAACGACGCCGCAGACCTTCATCGGCGGCGAACGCATCGGCGGTTATGACGCGGTGCGTGAGTTCTTCGGCAAGGAATCGCTGTCCAGCAAGCAAGAAGGCACGACCTATCAGCCTGTGATTGCGATCTTCGCGGTCGCGGCGCTGCTGGGCCTCGGGCTGAGCTGGTACCTCTCCGGTCGCCTGCTCACCGTGCAGGCGGCTGAATGGTTCGTCAGCCTTTCGATGAGCTTTCTCGCGCTGCAAAAATTGCAGGACGTGCGCAGCTTCTCGCTGATGTTCCTCAATTACGATCTGCTGGCGCAACGTTGGGTGCGCTACGGCATGATCTATCCGTTCGGCGAAGCACTGGCGGGGATCCTGATGACGGCGCACGCGCTGCCGATCATATCGGTGCCGGTATCGCTGTTTATCGGCACGATCGGCGCTGTGAGCGTATTCAAGGCGGTCTATATCGACAAGCGCGAGCTCAAATGTGCCTGTGTTGGCGGCAATTCCAACGTGCCGCTGGGCTTCGTTTCGCTTACCGAGAACCTGTTCATGATCGGCATGGGTCTGTGGATGGGCGGCAAGGCGCTTGGCCTCATCACGCTCTGA
- a CDS encoding queuosine precursor transporter produces MSEPLPEPTNAAAGHRWRYYDIVMAAFVTILLLSNIIGASKPSYLTLPGGMQWSFGAGILFFPVSYIIGDVLTEVYGYARARRVIWTGFAALVFMAFMAWVVVGLPPAKDWPGQPAYEFVFGNSWRIVLASMIAFWIGEFANSYVLARMKVWTKGRALWSRTIGSTIVGQGLDSLIFYPLAFYGLAGWPIEQLWQVVLSQWFFKTMWEVVLTPVTYVVIGWLKRREGVDVFDTETDFSPFGKEREPAPSQPSD; encoded by the coding sequence ATGAGTGAACCCCTGCCCGAACCAACGAACGCCGCCGCCGGCCATCGCTGGCGCTATTACGACATCGTGATGGCGGCTTTCGTGACCATCCTGCTGCTCAGCAACATAATCGGCGCGTCGAAACCTTCTTATCTTACTCTTCCGGGCGGTATGCAGTGGTCGTTCGGCGCGGGCATCCTGTTCTTCCCCGTCAGCTACATCATCGGCGATGTGCTGACCGAGGTCTATGGCTACGCCCGCGCGCGGCGGGTGATCTGGACCGGGTTCGCCGCGCTGGTGTTCATGGCATTCATGGCGTGGGTGGTGGTCGGCCTGCCCCCGGCGAAGGACTGGCCGGGCCAGCCTGCCTACGAGTTCGTGTTCGGCAATTCCTGGCGCATCGTGCTCGCGTCGATGATCGCGTTCTGGATCGGCGAGTTCGCCAATAGTTACGTGCTCGCCAGAATGAAGGTGTGGACGAAGGGCCGCGCGTTGTGGAGCCGCACGATCGGCTCGACCATCGTCGGACAGGGGCTCGACAGCCTGATCTTCTATCCGCTCGCTTTCTACGGCCTCGCCGGGTGGCCGATTGAGCAGTTGTGGCAAGTCGTCCTGTCGCAATGGTTCTTCAAAACGATGTGGGAAGTCGTGCTGACGCCGGTGACCTATGTGGTGATCGGGTGGCTGAAACGTCGCGAGGGCGTGGACGTGTTCGACACCGAAACCGATTTCTCACCTTTCGGCAAGGAAAGGGAACCGGCGCCCTCACAGCCGTCCGACTAG
- a CDS encoding Ppx/GppA family phosphatase, with amino-acid sequence MRLGRRDDREGLFSGNKPHRAIIDIGSNTVRLVVYGGAPRAPGILLNEKVQARLGRDIGRDGKLAKDAMHLALDGLARYRLLLHDLGIERIDVVATAAVRDASNGPAFLKKVRALGFAPRLLSGEDEAITSAFGVIGAFPGAHGLVADLGGGSLELVPVSAEAPGDAESLPMGTLRLPELGGGDRATLKGALKKALRRSQAATPENGNLYLVGGTWRAMAVYAMERAGTVLTDPHGLTLTSEEALSLTRKLARSAPARLHEMPRISTMRSQMLPDAAVLLQVLVKRFQPRRLIVSAWGLREGLLYSQLEPHVQARDPLISGVSNFAIQRGAPPALATRVAGWTVEAAPPLRKGDERLRMAATMLSLAAMQIEPNLRIAQGIEWALQKRWLAIDNEGRAMLAAAICGNGNALDLPAELKRLAPAEALEEALCWGLATRLCRRLGARSMRSLEASRLSVEDGKLVLRLERDRAALYATPTEKDLNLLAGRLDLKPAMEVVDRLPD; translated from the coding sequence GTGAGACTGGGGCGAAGGGACGATCGCGAGGGGCTATTTTCGGGCAACAAGCCGCATCGTGCGATCATCGATATCGGGTCGAATACGGTCCGCCTGGTCGTGTATGGCGGTGCGCCCCGCGCTCCCGGCATCCTGCTGAACGAGAAGGTGCAGGCCCGGCTCGGCCGCGACATCGGCCGTGACGGCAAGCTCGCGAAGGACGCGATGCACCTCGCGCTCGATGGTCTCGCGCGCTATCGGCTGCTGCTGCACGACCTCGGCATCGAACGGATCGACGTGGTCGCGACCGCCGCGGTCCGCGATGCCTCCAACGGTCCTGCTTTCCTGAAGAAGGTGCGCGCGCTCGGCTTCGCCCCCCGCCTTCTCTCGGGCGAGGACGAAGCCATCACCAGCGCCTTCGGAGTTATCGGTGCCTTTCCGGGAGCGCACGGGCTCGTCGCGGATCTGGGCGGCGGGAGCCTGGAACTTGTGCCGGTTTCGGCGGAGGCTCCCGGCGATGCGGAAAGCCTGCCGATGGGCACCTTGCGCCTCCCCGAACTCGGCGGGGGGGACCGCGCCACGTTGAAGGGCGCGCTCAAGAAGGCGCTGCGGCGCTCACAGGCGGCGACGCCGGAAAACGGCAATCTCTACCTCGTCGGCGGAACCTGGCGCGCGATGGCGGTGTACGCGATGGAGCGGGCAGGGACGGTTCTGACCGATCCGCACGGGCTGACGCTCACGAGCGAAGAAGCGCTGTCGCTGACCCGCAAGCTGGCGCGGTCAGCCCCTGCTCGCCTGCACGAGATGCCGCGCATCTCGACCATGCGTTCGCAGATGCTGCCGGATGCCGCGGTACTGCTGCAGGTGCTGGTGAAGCGGTTCCAGCCGCGCCGCCTGATCGTCTCCGCATGGGGCCTGCGCGAGGGATTGCTCTATTCCCAGCTGGAGCCGCATGTGCAGGCGCGAGACCCCCTTATCTCGGGAGTGTCGAATTTCGCCATACAGCGCGGCGCGCCGCCCGCTCTGGCAACCAGGGTCGCAGGCTGGACGGTCGAGGCCGCACCCCCGCTGAGGAAGGGAGACGAGCGGCTGCGGATGGCCGCGACCATGCTGTCGCTGGCGGCAATGCAGATAGAGCCGAACCTGCGCATCGCGCAGGGTATCGAATGGGCGTTGCAGAAACGCTGGCTGGCGATCGACAATGAAGGCCGCGCGATGCTGGCGGCCGCGATCTGCGGCAATGGCAACGCCCTCGATCTGCCTGCCGAGCTGAAGCGCCTGGCCCCGGCGGAAGCGCTGGAGGAAGCGCTCTGCTGGGGGCTCGCCACACGGCTGTGCCGCCGCCTGGGCGCGCGCAGCATGCGATCGCTGGAGGCGAGCCGTCTGTCGGTAGAAGATGGCAAGCTGGTGCTGCGGCTGGAGCGCGACCGCGCCGCGCTCTACGCCACGCCGACCGAGAAAGATCTGAACCTTCTGGCGGGTCGGCTGGACCTGAAGCCCGCGATGGAGGTGGTCGACCGACTGCCGGACTAG